Proteins co-encoded in one Daphnia carinata strain CSIRO-1 chromosome 3, CSIRO_AGI_Dcar_HiC_V3, whole genome shotgun sequence genomic window:
- the LOC130685411 gene encoding transcription factor collier-like — translation MPLLPANVHDINMQQPIDRKVDFTAANMGLPLHAHARGWMPAAMVDQSSLGVGRAHFEKQPPSNLRKSNFFHFVIALYDRSGQPVEIERSAFVGFIEKDQEPDGQKTNNGIHYRLQLLYAGGYRQEQDIYVRLIDSVSKQAIVYEGQDKNPEMCRVLLTHEVMCSRCCDKKSCGNRNETPSDPVIIDRFFLKFFLKCNQNCLKNAGNPRDMRRFQVVVASQVSVDGPLLAVSDNMFVHNNSKHGRRAKRLEPTDGVYPSLPATPCIKAISPSEGWTSGGATVIIVGDNFFDGLQVVFGTMLVWSELVTSHAIRVQTPPRHIPGVVEVTLSYKSKQFCKGAPGRFVYVSLTEPTIDYGFQRLGKLVPRHPGDPEKLPKEIILKRAADLAEALYGMPRSNGLNQLGLQQNGSVSSVAMTPFNSYTSQLGVSVPGDSGNSQGWPESGGGFYF, via the exons ATGCCGCTGCTTCCCGCCAACGTCCACGACATCAACATGCAGCAGCCGATTGATCGCAAAGTTGATTTCACGGCAGCCAACATGGGGCTTCCCCTTCACGCTCACGCTCGAGGTTGGATGCCTGCCGCTATGGTCGACCAAAGCTc ATTGGGAGTAGGTCGAGCCCATTTCGAGAAGCAGCCGCCTAGCAACTTGCGTAAATCGAATTTCTTCCACTTTGTCATCGCCCTCTACGATCGTTCGGGACAACCGGTCGAGATTGAACGATCAGCATTCGTCGGGTTCATCGAAAAAGATCAg GAACCCGATGGCCAGAAGACCAATAATGGCATTCATTACCGACTTCAGCTTCTCTACGCCGGCG GTTATCGACAGGAACAAGATATTTACGTCCGGTTGATCGACTCTGTTTCCAAACAG GCCATTGTCTACGAGGGACAGGATAAAAATCCGGAAATGTGTCGAGTGCTGCTCACTCACGAAGTTATGTGCAG TCGTTGCTGTGACAAAAAGAGTTGTGGCAATCGCAATGAAACGCCGTCGGATCCGGTCATCATTGATAG gtTTTTCCTCAAGTTTTTCCTGAAATGCAATCAGAACTGTTTGAAGAATGCAGGAAACCCCAGAGACATGCGTCGCTTTCAG GTTGTCGTGGCTTCGCAGGTCAGCGTTGATGGCCCTTTGTTGGCCGTTTCGGATAATATGTTTGTTCACAACAATTCCAAGCACGGACGTCGCGCTAAGCGTTTGGAGCCGACTGATG GTGTGTATCCCTCATTGCCGGCCACCCCTTGCATCAAGGCGATAAGCCCAAGCGAGGGATGGACTTCGGGTGGCGCTACGGTCATTATCGTGGGTGACAACTTCTTTGATGGCCTGCAGGTTGTCTTTGGCACGATGCTGGTCTGGAGTGAG TTGGTGACGTCGCATGCCATCCGCGTTCAGACTCCACCAAGACACATTCCGGGTGTAGTCGAGGTGACCCTTTCGTACAAATCTAAGCAGTTCTGCAAGGGAGCACCGGGCAGATTCGTCTATGTTT CGCTGACTGAGCCAACAATCGACTATGGATTCCAACGTCTTGGAAAGTTGGTTCCCAGACATCCAGGAGATCCGGAAAAGTTGCCCAAG gaaataattttgaaacgAGCAGCTGATTTGGCTGAGGCGCTTTATGGTATGCCTCGCAGCAACGGTTTGAATCAGCTGGGCCTGCAACAGAATGGCTCTGTTTCATCTGTTGCAATGACGCCCTTCAACTCGTACACGTCGCAGTTGGGCGTCTCTGTTCCAGGCGATTCTGGCAATTCGCAAGGCTGGCCCGAAAGTGGTGGTG gattttatttttga